ATGTTAACTACTGCTATGCCTTTGAATGTGCTTGCGGAAGTGACTGATAAAAGCTCAGAATTCGAGGATAGCTCTGAACCTGAAGTGAGTACTGATTCTGAGGAAAGTATTGATTCTTCAACAATTTCTAGCGAAAACCAAGATAGTTCAGAACAAACTGAAACAGAAGACAATAAGGTTGATACAAATTCTGATAATGGCGAAGACAAGGAAGTTATTGAAGAAAAAAATGTAGAAACTACTCCTTCAATTAAAGAAAATTCAGCTATGGGCCCTGGATTTTATGATACAGATATGGGCAATCAAAGGATGGCTAGAAGCACTAATGTTTTTTTAGATAATATAAAAAAAGGTGCCATTGACGGATGGAGCAGATACAAAATTTTGCCGTCAATTTCAGCTGCTCAAGCGGTTTTGGAAAGTGGATGGGGAAAATCAACATTAGCAATTAATGCAAATAATTTATTTGGAATTAAGGGAAGATATAATGGGTCATATGTTGTTATGCCCACGTTAGAATATATTAATGGCCAATGGATAACAGTAAATGCTGAGTTTAGAAAATACCCTAGCTGGGATGCAAGTGTGGAAGATCACGGAAGTTTCTTCCATGAAAACCCTCGTTACTCTAACTTGATAGGGGTTACTGACTATCGTACTGTTGCTAGACTGTTACAAGAGGATGGCTATGCAACAGATCCTGAATATGCTGCAAAGCTAATTTCAATTATCGAATACAATGGTTTGGCTGACTGGGATGTTCAAGCTTTAGGGAATCATAGTAGTAAGAATAGTGTTAAAATAATTGATTTAGATTTACCTACAGCACAAAGATGGCTTGATGAAATTCAAAAAAGATATGTGGGATTAATAACACCAGATAGAGTATTTGGAATGAAAAAAGGCAATGACTGGTCTGTAAAAATGACGGACGTTACGTACGAGCAAGCTGTTGGAATATGTCGTATTTTTAGAACTATTTTCCCACAGTATGAAATATATGGCACTAGAAGAAATGTTAATGATAGCATTGTAGCTTCTACACCATTTAATGTTGAAATTACTGGAATTGCTCGTGGTGATGCAGACAGTGTAATAAGAGAAGTTAGAAATCAATACTATTGGTTGTTAACTAGTGATAGAATTTTTATTACTCCATTATCTTCTAGCTATATGATTGAAGTTAATTCTGTTCCGACAAATTCGGTAAATGGTTTGAAACAAGAATTAAAAACGATTTATCAATTAATGGATTATCAAGTTCAGTAACAAAAGTTTAGCGAATTAGATATAGTGAAACCAGAAAAAGGTAACTTGAGAGTGAGTGCTCAAGTTACTTTTTTTTATTGAAGTCGGATATATTCTTATAACTAATTTAGAAAAAAGAGCTTAATACAAAAAATAGGCTTAATTCCTTTAAAAGTTAAGTAGGAAAGATGGATAAATGTAAGCGTGACTAATAAAATGAATTTAGATATGTAAGGTTAAATAATAAAAAATATATTTGAAATAGTAGTTAAAATAAGGTAAAGTAAGCATTGTGAAAGATACATATATAGTCTGTTCTTTTCTAGTTAAATGGTTCCCTAAATATCCCTGACTATAGTTAGCACATTATGTTTGAGAGAGGTGCATATATGAAATTAACGACGGTAATAGTTATTTATAATATGGAAATTGAGAAAACAAAAACTATTGAGTCTTTAAAAAACAACAAATTATTTTTTGAGTGTGAAAATATGGACTCACAAGTAATTATTTATGATAATAGTAATTCCCCACAAGATTGTCCTCAAATCTTTAAAAATCAAGTCTATATTCATGATGAGCGAAATATTGGGATTGTGACAGCCTATAATAAAGCTTGGGAGATAGCTAGTAATAAAAAAAATGACTGGCTTCTTTTATTAGATCAAGATACTGAAATAACAGAAGATTATTTAAAAAGAACAATTGCAGCGCTAAGCAATAATCAACAAGAAGAGAACATAGTTGCTATAGTGCCAACTGTATATTCAAATGAAAAAGTTGTTTCGCCTGTATTTTTAGATTCATTAAGACCTTTAAAGAATACGATGCCTTCTAAAGGATTACAGGAAAAAAAGGTTATGGCTATTAACTCGGGTGCGGTAATTCGTGTTTCTTTTTTAAATGAAATTAATGGATTTAACAAAGAATTTCCTTTAGACTATTTGGATCATTGGTTGTTCCACACTATCTATGAAAAAAATCGCAAGATTTTTTTGTCAGATGCAAAGTTAAATCATGACTTATCTGTTATGAATTACAATACAATTTCACTTGGTAGATACAAAAGTATAGTAGATTCTGAAGTGAGGTACTATAACAAATATTTACCCGATAAAAAAATTCAATTTAAGAAGCATTTGTTTCTAAGAATGATGAAACAAGCTATTTCTGTTAAAAATAAACGAATTTTCCTATATACAGCAAAACAAATATTCAAATAATGAATTGAGATTGCGAAGACGCTATTTTACTCGTTATAAATTAAGAAAGTTTAGACATTCTTAAATACTTAGAAAATGACAACTATGTTATAATGATGGTAAATAGAACTAAGAGAATGTTTATTATTATAGTTAGTTTCTATGAATAATAGAAACTGATAGATAAAAAAATAACTTGAGAATAGTTAGAGGAAAGTGGTATTTATGAATAAGACTTTAGCGACTGTAAGCATTGTTACATACAATAGTAAGCATATATTTACAGTCTTAGATAACTTAAGAAAAGAATTTGAAAATGATGAGCGATTTCGTTTTGTCATATTCGATAATAATTCTTCATTGGATTATCAAAAAAAATTGAAATCCTATGAAGATTTAGTAATTTTATATTTTAACGACGAAAATAAAGGTTTTGGGTATGGGCATAATAGCAATTTTAAAAAATTCGCTGAAGATAGCGAATATTTCTTAGTTTTTAATCCAGATATTTTAGTTGAAAAAAATAGTTTACTAAAAATGATTCATTTAATGGACCAAGAAAAAGATATAGGATTATGTTTTCCTAAGGTTCTTAATGAAGATGGAACGAAACAATATTTAATCCGCAACAGACTAACGGTATTTGATTTTGCGCTAAGATTTATTCCCTTTAGTTTCGTAAAAAAAATGTTTCATAAAAGATTGGCCACTTATGAATGTCAAGACTTATCAGATAAGCATAATTCAGATGTGAAAATTGGTTCAGGCTGTTTTATGTTATTACGTAGTACAGTTTTTGAAGAAGCCAAAGGTTTTGATGAACGTTACTTTATGTACTTCGAAGATTCTGATTTATCTCTAACAATTGGAAAGTTAGGAGCTCGATTGGTTTACACTCCCTTTTCTACAGTAATTCATTTTTATGAAAAAGGTGCTCATAAAAATAAGCAATTATTCAAAATATTTATGCAATCTATGAGGAAGTTTTTCAATAAGTGGGGATGGAACATAATTTAATTTTAAAACCTATTAGGGAGTGAATAATATCATATGAATCGTTTTGAAAAAGGGTTATTGACAGTTTTTTTTCTTGAATTATTTATTGGCGGTGGAGGCAGACTATTAGAATTTGGGCCTCTATCTATTAGACAAGTGATTTTTTTGACCTTGATTGCAACATATGTTACAAGAATTTTTTACACAAAAAGTTTTTTTAATTCAAATGTTAATGTGTTTATATCCAAAAAGTATGCGACGTATAGTGTATATGCATTATTATTTTGGTTCGTCGTAAGTTCAATAATTGGTATTTTAAATCAACACAGTTTTTCAATTATAATGATGGATTTTTTACGGGTTTCTTTTTTAGGCTTATATTTCCCATTAGCCTATTATATTTCAGAAGAGCGGTTTAAATTAAGCTGGGTCATTAATCTTTTGAAAATAGCCACTTTAATTATAGCAATATTTACTATCGGAATTGACGTTACAGGTAGATTCATCTTAAAAGATAATTTTAATGAATTTTATATAGCTATTAACAACGCTTTCCCAAATGAGTTATTCTTTAGACCTAGTCGTGGAGTATTTTATAAAGGCCACTTCTTCTTATTATTTGGTTTAATTATATCAACTAATCAATGGTTGAATCGAAAGCAAACTAAGTTAGACATGGTTAATGTAGTATTGGCGATAGTTTCTATTATTTGGTCAGAAACGAGAGGCTTATTAATTGGATACATGGTAGCAATCTTTTTTATAGCTCTTTTAGATTATAAGGTTTTATTGACTCCAATAATTGGTTTTTTTAATCGGCTAAAAGCTATGGTTTCCAAACCAAATAGAAAAAAATTAATACTTTATTTTTGTATTTTAATATCCGTGCCACTGTTGTATCAAAATATGACATTATCGCGTTTCAATGATATGCCTTTAGCATCAAATCAAACCAACAGCACACATAAAAAAAATTCTAAAGTAAATGATGTAAGTATAAATGCTAGATTATATTTGTTGCAAGCATCTAAAGATATAGTGTTAGAGAAACCACAAAATATGATCATTGGTAATGGTTATGGAACTAAAATTGGTGACAGAATTGATGGTATTGAAATGAGTTTTATTGATATATTGGTAGAGCAAGGCTTGGTTGGTGTATTACTCTGGCTTAACTTGTGCTTATTACCATTTATTTACTATTTTAAAGTTTACAAAAAAGAAAAAAGACTATTGTATACTCAGATATCATTATTGGCATGTGTGGTGGCAATGGTTCTCTTGACAAATATTAACCCATTTTTAAATAGTCCTATTGGATTAGGTTTTCTATTATTTGTAATTGCCGATGCAATGAATTCTAAGGCTAGTTTTTCTTCGAAATTTGACAAGGTGGAGGGAATAAAATGATTTCTGTTTGTTTAGCAACCTTTAATGGACAGGAATTTATTGAAAGACAACTAGATTCCATTATTGAACAAGTAACAAGTGAAGATGAGATTATTATTGTTGATGATGGGTCAAATGATAGGACGATTGACTTAATCAAAGCCAAGTATTCTGAACAAGTATTTTTGCATATAAATACTAGTAATTTAGGTCCTATAAAAAGTTTTGAAAAAGCCATTTCTTTGGCTACAGGAGATTATATATTCTTATGTGACCAAGATGATATTTGGTTGCCGAATAAAGTCCAAGTGGTGATAGAGGCCTTTAAAGAACAAAAAGCTGATATAGTTGTTCATGATGCACAAGTTGTAGATGGAAATCTTAAAGAGTTATCACCTTCATGGAATATAAGAAATAAAAATAAGTTAGATCAAACACTACTAGGAAATATTAAAAAGAATGCTTTCACTGGATGCATGATGGCATTTAGCCAAGAAATGGTGCCTTTAATACTTCCTTTTCCAGATTCGATTGAAATGCATGATCAGTGGATTGCTTTAGTAGGAATGATTGAAAAGAAAAAGATTGTTAGCATAGACAATATTCTGATGAAGTATGTTAGGCACGGAAGTAATGTTACAGCGATAAAAAGTAGGAGTTTAAAAGAACAGTTAATTGGACGTACAGGAACCTTACGAGCTGTGTTACAATATAAATATCGATAATGATTTTAACTATGAAAGGAATGTGCAAAAATGAAAGGAATTATTTTAGCAGGAGGAAGTGGAACACGATTATATCCACTAACAAAAGCTGTATCCAAACAATTAATGCCGATTTATGATAAACCAATGATTTATTACCCAATGTCTACACTAATGTTAGCTGGTATCAAGGATATATTAATTATTTCAACACCGACAGACACTCCCAGATTTGAGCAATTACTAGGAAATGGTAATGAATTAGGTTTAAATATTGAATATAAAGTGCAAGAAAGTCCTGATGGTTTAGCTCAAGCCTTTATTTTAGGCGAAGATTTTATTGGTGATGATTCAGTATGTCTAATTTTAGGAGACAATATTTATTATGGTGGTGGCATGTCTAAAATGTTGCAACGTGCAGCTGCAAAAACTGACGGTGCCACAGTTTTTGGTTATCACGTAAATGATCCAGAACGTTTTGGTGTAGTTGAATTTGATGAAGAAATGCGCGCTATTTCGATTGAGGAAAAACCGACTGCCGCTAAAAGTAACTATGCAGTAACTGGTTTGTACTTCTATGACAACCAGGTTGTTGAAATAGCTAAGAATATTAAACCATCTGAACGTGGTGAATTAGAAATCACAGATGTTAATAAAGCTTATTTAGAAGCTGGTAAATTAGATGTAGAACTTATGGGTCGAGGTTTTGCATGGCTAGATACAGGTACACATGAGTCTTTATTAGAAGCAGCTACCTTTATTGAAACTATTCAAAAGCGCCAAAATCTAATGGTCGCATGCCTAGAAGAAATTTCATATAGAATGGGATATATTACTAAAAATCAACTTTTAGAATTAGCCCAACCTCTTAAAAAGAATGGTTATGGTCAATATTTACTACGTTTAGCAGAAACTAAAATCTAGAAAGCAGGCAATCAAATGAAAGTAATTGATACAAAATTGCAAGATGTAAAAATTATTGAGACTCCAGTACATGGGGATCATCGAGGTTTTTTCACAGAAAGTTATACAGAAGATAAATTTAATGAAGCAGGAATTCCTAATAAATTTATTCAAGATAATCATTCATTATCAGTAGAGCCAGGTGTTATTCGTGGAATGCACTATCAAACAAATCCCAAAGCTCAAACTAAGCTAGTTCGAGTGACTACAGGGGCTATATATGATGTATTAGTAGACATGCGTAAAGGCTCTCCAACATATGGACAATGGGAAGGCTATATTTTAAGCGAGTACAATCACCGTCAATTACTAGTTCCCAAGGGATTTGCACATGGTTTTTGTACAATTACTGGAAATGTAAATGTGCAGTATAAAGTAGACGAACTTTATTCACCAGAAAATGATCGAGGAATTGCTTTTGATGATCCAGATGTTGGTATTATTTGGCCAATGAATAACCCTATTATGTCCGAAAAAGATACAAAGCATCCTCAATTAAAAGATGCAGATAACAACTTTGTTTGGGAGGAAAAATAAATATGAATATTTTAGTCACTGGTGGAGCAGGTTTTATAGGAAGTAATTTTGTACATTATATGTTAGAAAATCACCCTGATTATAAAATTATTAACTTAGATTTATTGACATATGCTGGAAATATACACAATTTAGATGACGTTATGGAAAATCCGAATCATGTTTTTGTCCAAGGTAATATCAATAACCGTGAGTTAGTTCGCAATTTGGTTAAAACTTACGATATCAACCAATTTGTTAACTTTGCAGCAGAATCTCACGTAGATAGAAGTATATTGAATCCTGAGATTTTCGTGGAGACGAATATTCAAGGAACATTAGCATTATTAGATGTAGCAAAAGAATTAAATATCAATAAATATTTGCAAGTTTCAACTGATGAAGTATATGGATCATTAGGCGCAGAAGGCTATTTTACTGAAGAGACGCCTTTAGCACCCAACAGCCCATACTCTGCTAGTAAAACTGGAGCAGACTTATTAGTCCGCTCATATTTTGAAACATATGGTATGAATGTAAACATCACTCGTTGTTCAAACAACTATGGTCCTTATCATTTTCCAGAAAAATTAATTCCTCTGATGATAACTAATGGGATGGATAACAAAGATCTACCAATATATGGTGATGGCTTAAATATTCGCGATTGGTTACACGTGCAGGACCATTGTCAAGCAATTGACCTAGTTTTGCATAAAGGACGTAAAGGTGAGGTTTATAATATAGGTGGTCACAATGAACGAACGAACAATCAAATCGTTGAGATTATTATTGAAAAACTAGGTTTATCAAATGACTTAATCAAATACGTAGAAGACCGTTTAGGACATGATAAACGATACGCTATTGATCCAACTAAATTAGAAACTGAATTAGGTTGGAAACCAAAATATACATTTGATACAGGAATTGTTGAGACTATTGATTGGTATCAAGCTAATGAAGCTTGGTGGCGTCCTTTGAAAGAACGAGCTAATTTAAACTAAGTACTTTACTAAGAGAGAAAACTTCAGATTTAAGGTTTTCTCTCTTTTCGTGTAGATTACATTTTGGAGAGGAACGATAAGTAAAAATATGAAGATTATGGCTGTAGTTGTTACCTTTAATCCAGATAAACAAGCATATGAGAATATCAGAAAATTAAGTCAACAGATTGATTTTATTTTAGTGGTTGACAATTCCTTAAAATCATCACGATTTGTGTTGCAGCAAGAAGGAATTGAAGTGGTTTATAATTCAGAAAATCTCGGAATTGGAAAAGCTTTAAATCTCGGTTTAGACTACGCAATTCAACATGATTTTGATTGGTTATTTACATTTGATCAAGATAGTCAAATAACAGATAATTTTGTTAGAAATATGATTTCAACAAATGAACTATATGAAAAAAAAGAAAAGATACAACCAGTTCTAATTTGCCCCACGTATATACATCCCGACGATGCAATCGTATATGACAATGCTAAAGAGACAGATAATGAATTTTATGTAGAAGTCGAGACTGCCATGACTTCAGGTAACGCGTTGAATATTAGTCTACTTAAAGACAAAAATATTCGTTTTAAAGAAGCGTACTTTATTGATTTTGTAGATCATGAATTTTGTTTTCATTTACGAAAAGCTGGGTATAAAATTATTCAATCATTAGACGCACCACTAATTCATAGTTTAGGTGAAGTGAAAGAAAAGATAATTTTCGGGAAAACACTCACTTCTACAAATCATAATGCAGTGAGACGGTATTATATTACTAGAAATCGTCTAGATGTGTATAGAAACTATTTTTCTCAAGAAAAAAAATGGATAAAAATTGACTTTGTAAACTCAATTATGGAATTTGTGAAAATTATATTAATCGAAGATCAAAAATCTTTGAAAGTACTGAATATATTTAGAGGAACAAAGGATGCATTATTAAATAATTGGGGTCCATATCGTTATACTAAATAGTAAAGGAGTCATATTTAGAATGGAGAAAATAAAAAATAATAAAATTATACACAATTTTTTATCTTTAGCGAGTGTTCAAGTTCTTAATTATATTTTACCCCTAATTACGTTACCTTATCTACTTAGAGTAGTTGGTGTAAGTCATTTTGGTTTGATTAGCTTTGCGCAAGCGATCATGCAGTATTTTATTTTATTTACTGATTATGGATTTAATTTAATAGCAACTAGAGATATTTCTAAAGTGAGAGACGATAAAGAAAAAGTATCCTTAATATTTTGTACAGTCATGGCCGCAAAATTAATTTTATTGCTGCTATCGTTTGCTGTATTAATTATTTTAATACTTGCTGTACCAAAATTTAGAGAAGACACCTTATTATATCTCTTTACATTTGGAATGGTTGTAGGAAGTGTTTTATTTCCTACATGGTTTTTCCAAGGGATTGAAGAAATGAAAGTAATTTCTTTATTAAATATTTTTTCAAAATTAATTTTCACAATCGGGATTTTTATAGTTGTAAAAACACCAGAAGATTACTTAAACGTTGCAATTCTCAATTCTTTAGGGTTTATATTAATAGGGGTCATCTCAATTTTTATAGTATTTTTTAAATATAAAGTTAAATTGAAATTACCTGAAGTACATCAAATTGTCAGTCAAATGAAGGAAGGCTGGGATATTTTTCTGTCAAATATGTTCTCCAGTCTGTATACAACTAGTAATACAGTTATTTTAGGTTTCTTAGCTTCTAATACAGTCGTGGGATATTTTTCTGCAGCGGATAAAATTATTAAAGCTTGTTCAAGTGTTATTTCTCCAATCATCCAAGCTGTTTATCCACATATCAGTAATTTAATTGAAAAATCAAAAGAAGAAACATTGATTTTAATTCGAAAAATCGGTATATATATTACGTGCGTAATCGGCGCTGGCTGTTTAGTACTTCTATTTGGTGCCCCTTATTTACTTCCATTACTTGCCGGAAATAGTTATGATAATTCTATTTTGTTAATTCAAATCATGTCCTTTTTACCTTTAATTATTGGATGGGCAAATATTTTTGGAATATTAACATTAATTAATTTTGGGTATCAGAAAGAGCTTTCTAGGATATATATTTATTCTAGCTTATTTAGTATTATAACTACAATAGTATTGGTTCCAGCATTTAAAGAAGTCGGAACAGCGATTAATGTCACGTTAATTGAAATTATTGTGACTGTAGCAATGTACTACGTATTGAAAAAGAAAGGCATAGATATTTTTCGTGCCAAAATAAATTTAAAGGATGGGAAATAAAATGAAAAAAATATTAATTACTGGTGCAAATGGACAATTAGGTACGGAATTACAAAATCTATTAACAAAAAAAAATATCCCATATGTGGCAGCAGATATAAAAGTTTTAGATATCACAAATGCAAACTCAGTTACTACGTTTATTGAAGAAATGAAGCCTGATGTGATTTATCATTGTGCTGCATATACAGCAGTTGATAAAGCAGAGGATGAAGGGAAAGAGAAAAATCAATTAGTCAATGTAGTAGGAACAAAAAATGTTGCTCAAGCAGCTGAAAAAGTTGGAGCTACTGTTGTTTATATAAGTACAGATTATGTTTTTGATGGGACAAAAAAAGAGGAGTATAATGTTGACGATAAACCCAATCCTAAAAATGAATATGGGCGTGCAAAGTATGAGGGAGAATTAGAAATTCAAAAAAACTGTTCGAAATATTATATTATACGCACATCATGGGTATATGGACAATTCGGTGCTAATTTTGTATTTACTATGCAAAAATTAGCTCAAACGCACAGTAAATTGACTATTGTTAATGATCAATATGGTCGACCTACTTGGACTAAAGACTTAGCTGATTTTATGTTATTTTTAGTGAATGAAGAAGCTGAATATGGAATTTATCATTTTTCAAATGATGACAGTTGTACGTGGTATGAATTTGCACAAGAAATTTTAAAGGACGAAGATATATCGCTTACAGGAGTAACGTCATCCGAGTATCCTCAAAAAGCTAAAAGACCAAAATATTCTATTTTAAATTTAACTAAAACTAAAAGTTTAGGGTATGAAGTTCCTACTTGGCAAGATTCTTTACAGTTGTTATTAAAAGAATTAGAAAAATAGTCTAAGTAATCAAAACGATTTATGGTATAATAATGTGGTTGAAGGAACGAAGTAGTAATTGTAGATGTTTTTTTGACAGATTATTAAAAAACTTGAACTATTCAAGGGATGAAGGTATTGGAGAAAAATGAAAAAGGTATTGATATTAGCTAATGATGCTACTAACTTGTACAAACTAAGAAAAGAAATTATTGTCGGCTTAATTAACAAGGGATATGAAGTATACGTTGCCCTAGGGAATGATGACAGTGTTGAGAAGCTAGTTTCTTTAGGATGCAAATTTATTGAAATTGATGTAGACCGCCGAGGCTGAAATATCGTAAAAGATATAAAATTATTCCTTAGATACGTTAAGTTAGTGAAGGATATAAATCCTGATTTAGTCATGACATATGCCATAAAACCTAATATATATGGCGGCATGACTGCTAGACTGTTGAAGAAAAAATATATTATTAATATTACTGGAATTGGAACAGCCTTTCAAAAAGAAAATATGTTGAAAAAATTGTCACATTATTGTATAGAATAAGCGCGAAAAATGCGGTTGTTTTTTATCAAAACCAAGAAAATAAAAGCATATTTTTAAAGAATAATATTGTAGGGACTAAGGAAATACTTGTCCCAGGTTCGGGTGTCAATTTAGAACAGTTTACGTATTGCGAAGTAGCCGATACCAAACATGATAAGTTTTTATTTATTGCTAGGGTGATGGAAGAAAAGGGTGTTGATGAATTTTTATATACTTCAAAAATGCTTCATAAAAAATATCCCGAAGTAGAATTTCATATTATTGGTGATATTGAAGAAGATAGATATGAATCAATTCTAAAAGAATATATTGATGCTGGAATTATTCATTACCATGGTTATACTGAAAATGTTCATGATTTTATTAGAAACTCTACCTGTGTTGTATTACCCAGCTATCACGAGGGGATGTCTAATGCTTTGTTGGAATCAGCAGCAATTGGACGACCGTTAATTGCATCAAATATTAGTGGATGTATTGAAATCATTGAAGATGGCGTCAATGGGTATTTAGTAGAGCCAAAAGATAAAGAGTCTCTACTATTAGGTGTTGAAAAATTTATAGCTTTACCTAGAGAAACTAAGGAACTTATGGGCAAAGCAGGACGTAAAAAAATTGAAAAAGAATTCAATCGTAAAATAATAGTTGACGCATATACAAAATGTATTGATGGACTAACTGGAGGAACAAAAAATGATTAATTTTGATGATATTAAAACTGGAAATGCCTATATTTCATTAATTGGTTTAGGTTATGTGGGAATGCCAATAGCAGTAGCTTTTGCAAAAAAAGCAAAAGTGATAGGATTTGATTTAAATCAAGAGAAAATTGATATCTATAAAAGCGGTATTGATCCAACTAATGAAGTGGGTAATGAAGTAATTAAAAGAACTTCTGTTGAGTTCACTTCAAATGAAGAAGATTTAAAGAGAGCGAGCTTTCATATTGTTGCAGTACCTACGCCTATAAAAAAAGATAAGACACCAGATCTTACTCCAGTCATTTCTGCAAGTGAATTGTTAGGAAGAAACTTAGAAAAAGGTTCAATTGTTGTATATGAATCTACCGTTTATCCAGGTGTGACAGAAGATATATGTATCCCAATTTTAGAAAAGGTTTCTGGACTAAAAGCCGGAATTGATTTTAAAGTTGGTTACTCACCTGAAAGAATAAATCCAGGTGATAAAGTTCACAGATTGGAATCAATTATTAAAGTTGTTTCAGGTATGGACGAAGAATCTCTTTCAACAATTGCAAGTGTATATGAATTAGTTGTTGAGGTAGGCGTTTATAAAGCTGAAAGTATTAAAGTTGCTGAGGCAGCGAAAGTTATTGAAAACTCACAAAGAGATATAAACATCGCTTTTATGAATGAATTGTCTATGATTTTCAATCGTTTAGATATTGATACAAAGGCTGTACTAAAAGCTGCTGGAACGAAATGGAATTTTTTGAATTTTGAACCAGGGTTAGTTGGAGGACACTGCATTGGTGTTGATCCTTACTATCTAACGTACAAAGCTGAGGAAGTAGGATATCATTCGAAAATAATTTTATCTGGTAGAAGAATTAATGATGATATGGGAAAATATGTTGTTGAAAACGCAGTAAAAGAATTAATTAATGCGGATACGTTAGTAAAAACTTCACGTGTTGGTATTTTTGGTTTCACGTTCAAAGAAAATTGTCCAGATACTAGAAATACTAGAGTTATTGATATCTATACAGAATTGTCAGAATATGGCGTAACCCCCTTAGTTTATGATCCAGAAGCTGACCAAGAAGAGGTTGAAAAAGAATATAAAATAAAACTTGCCACTATTGAAGAAATGGAAAAATTAGATGCTATTATTATCGCAGTTAATCACACTAAATTTAGTGAGTATACAACTGATAAATGGTTGTCGTTCTTTAAAAAGGATAAAAAAATAATCTTAGATATTAAAGGTATGCTAGATAAAGAAGAATTTCTTGATAAAAATGTAAGTTATTGGAGGTTATAAAATGGGATATACAAATGTTGAGTTTCCAAAAAATTCATTATTTCTAATTACTGGTGGAGCGGGATTTATAGGCTCCAATT
This Carnobacterium maltaromaticum DSM 20342 DNA region includes the following protein-coding sequences:
- a CDS encoding glycoside hydrolase family 73 protein; translated protein: MKKIKRKKIMTFLLASTMLTTAMPLNVLAEVTDKSSEFEDSSEPEVSTDSEESIDSSTISSENQDSSEQTETEDNKVDTNSDNGEDKEVIEEKNVETTPSIKENSAMGPGFYDTDMGNQRMARSTNVFLDNIKKGAIDGWSRYKILPSISAAQAVLESGWGKSTLAINANNLFGIKGRYNGSYVVMPTLEYINGQWITVNAEFRKYPSWDASVEDHGSFFHENPRYSNLIGVTDYRTVARLLQEDGYATDPEYAAKLISIIEYNGLADWDVQALGNHSSKNSVKIIDLDLPTAQRWLDEIQKRYVGLITPDRVFGMKKGNDWSVKMTDVTYEQAVGICRIFRTIFPQYEIYGTRRNVNDSIVASTPFNVEITGIARGDADSVIREVRNQYYWLLTSDRIFITPLSSSYMIEVNSVPTNSVNGLKQELKTIYQLMDYQVQ
- a CDS encoding glycosyltransferase, producing the protein MKLTTVIVIYNMEIEKTKTIESLKNNKLFFECENMDSQVIIYDNSNSPQDCPQIFKNQVYIHDERNIGIVTAYNKAWEIASNKKNDWLLLLDQDTEITEDYLKRTIAALSNNQQEENIVAIVPTVYSNEKVVSPVFLDSLRPLKNTMPSKGLQEKKVMAINSGAVIRVSFLNEINGFNKEFPLDYLDHWLFHTIYEKNRKIFLSDAKLNHDLSVMNYNTISLGRYKSIVDSEVRYYNKYLPDKKIQFKKHLFLRMMKQAISVKNKRIFLYTAKQIFK
- a CDS encoding glycosyltransferase family 2 protein — its product is MNKTLATVSIVTYNSKHIFTVLDNLRKEFENDERFRFVIFDNNSSLDYQKKLKSYEDLVILYFNDENKGFGYGHNSNFKKFAEDSEYFLVFNPDILVEKNSLLKMIHLMDQEKDIGLCFPKVLNEDGTKQYLIRNRLTVFDFALRFIPFSFVKKMFHKRLATYECQDLSDKHNSDVKIGSGCFMLLRSTVFEEAKGFDERYFMYFEDSDLSLTIGKLGARLVYTPFSTVIHFYEKGAHKNKQLFKIFMQSMRKFFNKWGWNII
- a CDS encoding O-antigen ligase family protein, with protein sequence MNRFEKGLLTVFFLELFIGGGGRLLEFGPLSIRQVIFLTLIATYVTRIFYTKSFFNSNVNVFISKKYATYSVYALLFWFVVSSIIGILNQHSFSIIMMDFLRVSFLGLYFPLAYYISEERFKLSWVINLLKIATLIIAIFTIGIDVTGRFILKDNFNEFYIAINNAFPNELFFRPSRGVFYKGHFFLLFGLIISTNQWLNRKQTKLDMVNVVLAIVSIIWSETRGLLIGYMVAIFFIALLDYKVLLTPIIGFFNRLKAMVSKPNRKKLILYFCILISVPLLYQNMTLSRFNDMPLASNQTNSTHKKNSKVNDVSINARLYLLQASKDIVLEKPQNMIIGNGYGTKIGDRIDGIEMSFIDILVEQGLVGVLLWLNLCLLPFIYYFKVYKKEKRLLYTQISLLACVVAMVLLTNINPFLNSPIGLGFLLFVIADAMNSKASFSSKFDKVEGIK
- a CDS encoding glycosyltransferase family 2 protein, with the protein product MISVCLATFNGQEFIERQLDSIIEQVTSEDEIIIVDDGSNDRTIDLIKAKYSEQVFLHINTSNLGPIKSFEKAISLATGDYIFLCDQDDIWLPNKVQVVIEAFKEQKADIVVHDAQVVDGNLKELSPSWNIRNKNKLDQTLLGNIKKNAFTGCMMAFSQEMVPLILPFPDSIEMHDQWIALVGMIEKKKIVSIDNILMKYVRHGSNVTAIKSRSLKEQLIGRTGTLRAVLQYKYR
- the rfbA gene encoding glucose-1-phosphate thymidylyltransferase RfbA, translating into MKGIILAGGSGTRLYPLTKAVSKQLMPIYDKPMIYYPMSTLMLAGIKDILIISTPTDTPRFEQLLGNGNELGLNIEYKVQESPDGLAQAFILGEDFIGDDSVCLILGDNIYYGGGMSKMLQRAAAKTDGATVFGYHVNDPERFGVVEFDEEMRAISIEEKPTAAKSNYAVTGLYFYDNQVVEIAKNIKPSERGELEITDVNKAYLEAGKLDVELMGRGFAWLDTGTHESLLEAATFIETIQKRQNLMVACLEEISYRMGYITKNQLLELAQPLKKNGYGQYLLRLAETKI